A single region of the Lycium barbarum isolate Lr01 chromosome 2, ASM1917538v2, whole genome shotgun sequence genome encodes:
- the LOC132625975 gene encoding uncharacterized protein LOC132625975 has translation MKLGGSSREYMLNWIPISRAYDLEYPFVAPLADAEPLEETEEKEHQDERGFALQNEDNDLVQGLDSSLANMYLLPYVKSLTPSSPLMPEEMKSPFHFSHEEVNINLPEKMHGENQLSLLQPAYEPDKENNTPQALLVSTESQTENADSSTPVRSQHLV, from the exons ATGAAGCTCGGAGGTTCAAGCAGGGAATACATGCTTAACTGGATTCCCATCAGCCGCGCATACGATTTGGAGTATCCATTTGTAGCTCCATTAGCTGATGCAGAACCATTGGAAGAAACAGAAGAGAAAGAACATCAG GATGAAAGGGGCTTTGCTCTTCAGAATGAGGATAATGATTTGGTGCAGGGTCTAGATTCATCGTTAGCCAATATGTATTTGTTGCCATATGTAAAAAGTTTGACTCCATCATCTCCGCTGATGCCTGAAGAGATGAAGTCGCCATTTCACTTTAGTCATGAGGAAGTAAACATAAATCTACCAGAGAAAATGCATGGAGAGAATCAACTCAGTTTGCTGCAGCCTGCTTACGAACCTGACAAGGAAAACAACACTCCGCAGGCCCTTCTTGTCTCGACAGAATCCCAAACAGAAAATGCTGATAGTAGTACCCCAGTAAGATCTCAGCATTTGGTCTAG